One genomic region from Mycobacterium basiliense encodes:
- the atpD gene encoding F0F1 ATP synthase subunit beta: MTATAEKTDKSTNSETSGRVVRVTGPVVDVEFPRGSVPELFNALHAKIDFESLAKTLTLEVAQHLGDNLVRTISLQPTDGLVRGVEVTDTGRSISVPVGEAVKGHVFNALGDCLDKPGYGEDFEHWSIHRKPPAFEDLEPRTEMLETGLKVVDLLTPYVRGGKIALFGGAGVGKTVLIQEMINRIARNFGGTSVFAGVGERTREGNDLWVELQEANVLKDTALVFGQMDEPPGTRMRVALSALTMAEWFRDEAGQDVLLFIDNIFRFTQAGSEVSTLLGRMPSAVGYQPTLADEMGELQERITSTRGRSITSMQAVYVPADDYTDPAPATTFAHLDATTELSRAVFSKGIFPAVDPLASSSTILDPGVVGDEHYRVAQEVIRILQRYKDLQDIIAILGIDELSEEDKQLVNRARRIERFLSQNMMAAEQFTGQPGSTVPVKETIEAFDKLAKGDFDHVPEQAFFLIGGLDDLAKKAESLGAKL; the protein is encoded by the coding sequence ATGACTGCAACAGCCGAAAAGACTGACAAGTCGACGAATTCAGAGACCAGCGGCCGAGTGGTACGGGTCACTGGGCCCGTCGTCGACGTCGAGTTTCCGCGTGGTTCCGTCCCGGAGCTGTTCAATGCTCTGCACGCCAAGATCGACTTCGAGTCGCTGGCGAAAACCCTGACGCTGGAGGTGGCACAGCACCTCGGCGACAACTTGGTCCGCACGATCTCGCTGCAGCCCACCGACGGCCTGGTGCGTGGCGTCGAGGTCACCGACACCGGCAGGTCGATCTCGGTGCCGGTCGGTGAGGCCGTCAAGGGCCACGTCTTCAACGCGCTGGGGGACTGCCTGGACAAGCCTGGCTACGGCGAAGACTTCGAGCACTGGTCGATTCACCGCAAGCCGCCGGCCTTCGAAGACCTCGAGCCCCGGACCGAGATGCTCGAGACCGGCCTGAAGGTCGTGGACTTGCTCACTCCGTACGTGCGTGGCGGCAAGATCGCCCTGTTCGGTGGTGCCGGGGTGGGCAAGACGGTGCTGATCCAGGAGATGATCAACCGCATCGCGCGCAACTTCGGTGGTACTTCGGTATTCGCCGGTGTGGGCGAGCGCACTCGTGAAGGCAACGACCTGTGGGTCGAGCTGCAGGAAGCCAACGTGCTCAAGGACACCGCGCTGGTCTTCGGCCAGATGGATGAGCCGCCCGGCACTCGTATGCGGGTGGCGCTGTCCGCGCTGACCATGGCCGAGTGGTTCCGTGACGAGGCGGGCCAGGACGTGCTGTTGTTTATCGACAACATCTTCCGGTTCACCCAGGCCGGTTCGGAGGTGTCCACGCTGCTTGGCCGGATGCCCTCCGCGGTGGGATATCAGCCCACCCTGGCCGACGAGATGGGCGAGCTCCAGGAACGCATTACCTCCACCCGGGGACGTTCGATTACCTCGATGCAAGCTGTGTACGTGCCTGCCGACGACTACACCGACCCGGCTCCTGCGACGACGTTCGCTCACCTGGATGCCACCACCGAGCTATCCCGCGCGGTGTTCTCCAAGGGCATCTTCCCGGCGGTGGACCCGCTGGCGTCCAGCTCAACCATTTTGGATCCCGGCGTCGTCGGCGACGAGCATTACCGGGTGGCTCAGGAAGTCATTCGGATTCTGCAGCGCTACAAGGATCTTCAGGACATTATCGCGATTCTGGGTATCGATGAGCTGTCTGAAGAGGACAAGCAGCTGGTCAACCGAGCTCGCCGCATCGAGCGGTTCCTGTCGCAGAACATGATGGCCGCCGAGCAGTTCACCGGGCAGCCCGGTTCGACGGTCCCGGTGAAGGAAACCATCGAGGCATTCGACAAGCTGGCCAAAGGCGACTTCGACCACGTACCCGAGCAGGCTTTCTTCTTGATCGGCGGGCTCGACGATCTGGCGAAGAAGGCCGAGAGCCTCGGCGCCAAGCTGTAG
- a CDS encoding F0F1 ATP synthase subunit gamma, giving the protein MAATLRELRGRIRSAGSIKKITKAQELIATSRIARAQARLESARPYAEQITQMLTTLAADAALDHPLLVEHPEPKRAGVLVVSSDRGLCGAYNANVFRRSEELFSLLREEGKQPVLYVVGRKALAYYTFRNWDITESWTGFSEQPKYQNAAEIASTLVDAFMVGTGEAEGQGIDSDQGVDELHIVYTEFKSMLSQSTEARRMAPMVVEYVEDQGPRTLYSFEPDATTLFESLLPRYLTTRVYAAMLESAASELASRQRAMKSATDNADDLIKALTLMANRERQAQITQEISEIVGGANALADAR; this is encoded by the coding sequence ATGGCTGCCACACTTCGCGAACTGCGTGGACGGATCCGCTCGGCGGGCTCGATCAAAAAGATCACCAAGGCCCAGGAGCTGATCGCAACCTCGCGTATCGCCAGGGCGCAGGCTCGGCTTGAGTCCGCCCGGCCTTACGCCGAGCAGATCACGCAGATGCTCACCACCTTGGCCGCTGACGCGGCCCTGGATCACCCGTTGTTGGTGGAACATCCTGAGCCGAAGCGGGCCGGCGTCTTGGTGGTGTCCTCCGACCGTGGCCTGTGCGGCGCTTACAACGCCAACGTATTCCGCCGTTCCGAAGAGTTGTTCTCCCTCCTGCGGGAGGAAGGTAAGCAGCCCGTTCTCTATGTGGTGGGCCGTAAAGCGTTGGCCTACTACACATTCCGTAACTGGGATATCACCGAATCGTGGACGGGTTTTTCCGAACAGCCCAAGTACCAGAATGCCGCGGAGATCGCTTCGACTCTGGTCGACGCATTCATGGTGGGCACCGGTGAAGCCGAGGGGCAGGGGATCGACAGCGACCAGGGCGTTGACGAACTGCACATCGTCTACACCGAGTTCAAGTCAATGCTGTCGCAGTCAACCGAGGCGCGCCGGATGGCACCGATGGTCGTGGAATATGTCGAAGACCAGGGTCCGCGCACGCTGTACTCCTTCGAACCGGACGCGACGACGCTGTTCGAGTCGCTGCTGCCGCGATACCTCACCACCCGGGTGTATGCGGCAATGCTGGAATCGGCGGCCTCGGAGTTGGCGTCGCGCCAGCGAGCGATGAAGTCGGCGACCGACAACGCCGACGACCTCATCAAAGCCCTGACGCTGATGGCAAACCGTGAGCGCCAGGCCCAAATCACCCAGGAGATCAGCGAAATCGTCGGTGGCGCGAATGCGCTAGCCGATGCCCGCTAG
- a CDS encoding F0F1 ATP synthase subunit B — translation MSDVNSIVLALSQAAAEGEEGGKTNNFLIPNGTFFFVLAIFLLVLAVIGTFVVPPILKVLRERDAMVAKTLSDNKKSAEQFAAAQADYEEAMAEARAQASSYRDNARADGRKVVEDARARAEQEVASTLQVASEELKRERDAVELDLRANVATMSATLASRILGVDVSTSAATR, via the coding sequence ATGAGTGACGTGAACTCTATTGTTCTGGCGCTGAGCCAGGCGGCTGCGGAAGGTGAGGAAGGCGGCAAGACCAACAACTTCCTTATTCCCAACGGCACCTTCTTCTTCGTGCTGGCCATCTTCTTGTTGGTCCTCGCCGTTATTGGCACGTTTGTCGTGCCACCGATCCTGAAGGTGTTGCGGGAACGCGACGCCATGGTGGCTAAGACGCTGTCCGACAACAAGAAGTCCGCCGAGCAATTCGCGGCTGCCCAGGCCGACTACGAAGAGGCCATGGCGGAAGCCCGGGCCCAGGCATCGTCCTACCGGGATAACGCCCGCGCTGACGGCCGTAAGGTCGTCGAAGATGCGCGCGCCCGTGCCGAGCAGGAAGTGGCATCAACGTTGCAGGTGGCCAGCGAGGAGCTGAAGCGGGAAAGGGACGCGGTGGAACTGGATTTGCGCGCCAACGTCGCGACTATGTCGGCGACGCTGGCCAGTCGGATCCTCGGTGTCGACGTCAGCACGTCAGCCGCGACGAGGTAA
- a CDS encoding methylated-DNA--[protein]-cysteine S-methyltransferase, which produces MIHSRTIDSPIGPLTLAGHGSVLTNLRMVDQTYEPSRAGWKVDHGAFADAVDQLNAYFAGDRTDFDVELDLRGTEFQQRVWKALLAIPYGETRSYGEIAEQVGAPGAARAVGLANGRNPIAIIVPCHRVIGASGKLTGYGGGLDRKQTLLELEKRRLAAHLTLFD; this is translated from the coding sequence ATGATTCACAGCCGCACGATCGATAGCCCGATAGGGCCACTGACCCTGGCCGGTCATGGCTCGGTGTTGACCAACCTGCGCATGGTCGACCAGACCTACGAACCGAGCCGCGCCGGCTGGAAGGTCGACCACGGCGCTTTTGCCGACGCAGTCGACCAACTCAACGCTTATTTCGCCGGCGACCGCACCGACTTCGATGTCGAGCTGGATTTGCGCGGCACGGAGTTTCAACAGCGGGTGTGGAAAGCCTTGCTAGCCATTCCCTACGGCGAAACTCGATCCTACGGAGAAATCGCCGAACAAGTAGGAGCCCCCGGAGCGGCACGTGCCGTCGGATTGGCCAACGGCCGGAATCCCATTGCCATAATTGTCCCGTGTCACCGCGTGATCGGCGCGAGCGGAAAGCTCACCGGGTATGGGGGCGGCCTCGACCGGAAGCAGACGTTACTCGAACTGGAGAAACGTCGGCTAGCCGCGCACCTAACCCTTTTCGATTGA
- the murA gene encoding UDP-N-acetylglucosamine 1-carboxyvinyltransferase has protein sequence MAERFVVTGGNRLSGEVAVGGAKNSVLKLMAATLLAEGTSTITNCPDILDVPLMAEVLRGLGATVELDGDVARITSPDEPKYDADFAAVRQFRASVCVLGPLVGRCKRAKVALPGGDAIGSRPLDMHQAGLRQLGANCNIEHGCVVAQAETLRGAEIQLEFPSVGATENILMAAVVAEGVTTIHNAAREPDVVDLCTMLNQMGAQIEGAGSPTMTITGVPRLHPTEHRVIGDRIVAATWGIAAAMTRGDISVTGIDPSHLQLVLHKLHDAGATVTQTDDSFRIVQYERPKAVNVATLPFPGFPTDLQPMAIALASIADGTSMITENVFEARFRFVEEMIRLGADARTDGHHAVVRGLPQLSSAPVWCSDIRAGAGLVLAGLVADGDTEVHDVFHIDRGYPLFVENLASLGAEIERVCS, from the coding sequence GTGGCGGAGCGATTCGTGGTCACCGGTGGGAACCGGTTGTCAGGCGAAGTCGCTGTTGGGGGTGCTAAAAATAGCGTTCTCAAGCTCATGGCCGCGACGCTGCTGGCCGAAGGTACCAGCACCATCACTAACTGCCCGGACATCCTCGATGTGCCCTTGATGGCCGAGGTCCTGCGTGGGCTGGGTGCCACCGTCGAACTTGACGGCGATGTCGCCCGTATTACATCTCCCGACGAGCCCAAGTACGACGCTGACTTCGCCGCGGTGAGACAGTTTCGGGCCTCGGTGTGCGTGCTGGGACCGCTTGTTGGGCGATGCAAACGAGCCAAGGTCGCGCTCCCTGGTGGCGACGCGATCGGGTCCCGGCCGCTGGACATGCATCAGGCGGGTCTTCGGCAGTTGGGTGCCAACTGCAATATCGAGCATGGCTGCGTGGTGGCTCAGGCGGAAACGTTGCGCGGGGCAGAGATTCAGTTGGAGTTCCCCTCTGTGGGAGCCACCGAGAACATATTGATGGCCGCGGTCGTCGCAGAGGGTGTCACCACCATCCACAATGCGGCACGCGAACCCGATGTGGTTGACCTGTGCACGATGCTGAACCAGATGGGTGCCCAGATCGAAGGCGCCGGTTCGCCGACGATGACGATCACCGGTGTCCCGCGGTTGCATCCGACTGAGCACCGCGTCATCGGAGATCGCATCGTGGCCGCAACCTGGGGCATTGCCGCGGCCATGACCCGGGGGGACATCAGCGTGACGGGAATTGATCCGTCGCATCTACAACTTGTACTGCACAAGCTGCACGACGCCGGTGCGACCGTCACCCAGACCGACGACAGCTTCCGCATCGTCCAGTACGAGCGCCCGAAGGCGGTCAATGTTGCGACGTTGCCGTTCCCGGGTTTTCCGACCGACCTGCAGCCGATGGCGATCGCCTTGGCGTCAATCGCCGACGGCACGTCGATGATCACCGAGAATGTCTTCGAGGCCAGGTTCCGGTTCGTCGAAGAGATGATTCGGCTGGGCGCGGATGCCCGCACCGACGGGCATCACGCGGTCGTCCGTGGTCTGCCGCAACTATCCAGCGCGCCCGTCTGGTGTTCGGACATCCGGGCAGGCGCCGGGTTGGTGCTGGCGGGGCTGGTGGCAGATGGTGACACCGAGGTCCACGACGTGTTTCACATCGACCGCGGCTACCCGCTGTTCGTCGAGAACCTGGCAAGTCTGGGGGCCGAGATTGAGAGGGTATGCTCGTAG
- a CDS encoding cob(I)yrinic acid a,c-diamide adenosyltransferase: protein MAIHLTRIYTRTGDDGTTGLSDFSRVSKNDARLVAYADCDEANSAIGVAVALGHPDGHVADVLRQIQNDLFDAGADLSTPLNPEENPEHPPLRITQSYIDRIENWCDTYNEGLPALNSFVLPGGSPLSALLHVARTVVRRAERSAWAAMDAHPQGVSPLPAKYLNRLSDLLFILSRVANPSGDVLWRPGGGAPTA from the coding sequence ATGGCAATCCATCTCACCCGCATTTACACCCGGACCGGTGACGACGGAACCACGGGATTGAGCGATTTCTCGCGGGTCTCCAAGAACGACGCACGCCTGGTGGCCTACGCGGACTGTGATGAGGCCAACTCCGCGATCGGCGTCGCGGTAGCGCTGGGACACCCCGACGGGCATGTCGCGGACGTGCTAAGGCAGATCCAAAATGACCTGTTCGACGCTGGCGCGGATCTGTCGACACCGTTGAACCCGGAGGAAAACCCCGAACACCCCCCGCTGCGAATCACCCAGAGCTATATCGACCGGATCGAAAACTGGTGCGACACATACAACGAAGGCCTACCGGCATTGAATTCTTTTGTTCTGCCGGGAGGTTCACCGCTATCTGCGCTTCTGCACGTCGCTCGCACGGTGGTCCGCCGCGCCGAACGATCGGCATGGGCCGCCATGGACGCACACCCCCAAGGCGTCAGTCCGTTGCCGGCGAAATATCTGAATCGACTGTCGGACCTGCTCTTCATTCTGTCGCGGGTAGCCAATCCGAGCGGTGACGTGCTGTGGCGGCCGGGCGGCGGCGCACCGACGGCGTAG
- a CDS encoding F0F1 ATP synthase subunit B/delta has translation MSTFLGQLVGFAAIVFLVWRYVVPPVRRLMAARQDTLRQQLADAETAAERLTESTAAHSKAIESAKKEAKQVVEEAKTDAKRIAEQLQEQAGIEADRIKGQGARQVELMRTQLARQLRLELGHESVRQAGELVRSYVADPTQQSATVERFLDELDAMAPEPAEVEHPVTAKMRSASRRALGSLVGKFGTLSKGLDNQALSTLASDLVSVAQMLDREAVVTRYLTVPAEDAAPRVRLLDRLITGKVGDPALEILRAAVSERWSANSDLIDAIEHLSRQALLEVAEREGQADDVEDQLFRFSRILDAQPRLSILLGDYAVPAEGRVQLLRKVLDSAGSSVNQIAVALLSHTVELLRGQPAEDAVLLLAEVAVARHGEIVAQVSAAAELSGAQRTRVTEVLSRIYGHPVTVQLQIDPALLGGLSIAVGDEVIDGTLSSRLAAAEAQLPD, from the coding sequence ATGTCGACATTTCTCGGACAGCTGGTTGGCTTCGCGGCCATCGTGTTTTTGGTGTGGCGCTATGTGGTGCCTCCTGTACGGCGGCTGATGGCTGCGCGGCAGGACACACTGCGACAACAGTTGGCTGATGCGGAAACCGCCGCCGAGCGGCTGACTGAGTCGACGGCCGCGCACAGCAAGGCCATCGAATCCGCCAAGAAAGAGGCCAAGCAGGTCGTTGAAGAGGCCAAGACGGATGCCAAGCGGATTGCCGAACAATTGCAGGAACAGGCCGGTATCGAGGCCGACCGTATCAAGGGACAGGGCGCTCGTCAGGTCGAGTTGATGCGGACCCAACTGGCCCGCCAGCTTCGGCTGGAGCTGGGCCACGAATCCGTCCGGCAGGCAGGCGAACTGGTCCGCAGCTATGTTGCCGACCCGACGCAGCAGTCCGCTACCGTCGAACGCTTCCTGGACGAACTCGATGCGATGGCGCCGGAGCCGGCAGAAGTCGAGCATCCGGTGACCGCGAAAATGCGTTCGGCCAGTCGACGGGCGCTGGGCAGCTTGGTCGGCAAGTTTGGCACCTTGTCGAAGGGCCTCGACAACCAAGCACTGTCGACACTGGCCAGCGACCTGGTCTCGGTTGCCCAAATGCTGGATCGGGAAGCTGTCGTCACGCGGTATCTCACCGTGCCCGCCGAAGACGCGGCGCCCAGGGTGCGGCTACTCGATCGGCTGATCACCGGCAAGGTTGGCGACCCCGCGCTCGAGATATTGCGGGCGGCCGTCTCGGAGAGATGGTCGGCCAATTCCGATCTGATCGATGCCATCGAGCACTTGTCTCGGCAAGCATTGCTGGAAGTCGCCGAGCGGGAGGGTCAGGCCGACGACGTCGAAGACCAGTTGTTCCGGTTTTCTCGAATCCTGGATGCGCAGCCACGACTTTCGATCCTGTTGGGCGACTACGCTGTGCCAGCCGAAGGTCGAGTTCAGTTGTTGCGCAAGGTGCTTGACAGCGCGGGCAGTAGCGTCAATCAGATCGCGGTCGCACTCCTATCCCACACGGTCGAATTATTGAGAGGTCAGCCGGCAGAAGACGCCGTGCTGCTCCTGGCCGAAGTGGCGGTGGCTCGCCACGGCGAAATCGTTGCGCAGGTCAGCGCGGCGGCCGAGCTCAGTGGTGCTCAACGCACCCGCGTTACCGAGGTGCTGAGCCGAATCTACGGTCACCCGGTGACCGTGCAGCTGCAGATTGATCCCGCGTTGCTGGGCGGTCTGTCAATCGCGGTGGGCGACGAGGTCATTGACGGTACGCTCTCTTCGCGCTTGGCCGCTGCCGAGGCTCAATTGCCTGATTGA
- the atpA gene encoding F0F1 ATP synthase subunit alpha, protein MAELTISADDIQSAIEEYVSSFTSDTSREEVGTVVDAGDGIAHVEGLPSVMTQELLEFPGGVLGVALNLDEHSVGAVILGDFENIEEGQQVKRTGEVLSVPVGDAFLGRVVNPLGQPIDGRGDIEAETRRALELQAPSVVQRQSVKEPLQTGIKAIDAMTPIGRGQRQLIIGDRKTGKTAVCVDTILNQRENWESGDEKKQVRCVYVAIGQKGTTIASVRRALEEGGAMDYTTIVAAPASDSAGFKWLAPYTGSAIAQHWMYSGKHVLIVFDDLTKQAEAYRAISLLLRRPPGREAYPGDVFYLHSRLLERCAKLSDELGGGSLTGLPIIETKANDISAYIPTNVISITDGQCFLETDLFNQGVRPAINVGVSVSRVGGAAQIKAMKEVAGSLRLDLSQYRELEAFAAFASDLDATSKAQLDRGARLVELLKQPQYQPMAVEEQVISIFLGTGGHLDSVPVEDVRRFETELLDHVRASEEKLLSTIRETQKLTEETEEALTKVINHFKKGFAATDGGSVVPDEHVEALDEEDLGKESVKVKKPAPQKKKK, encoded by the coding sequence ATGGCCGAGTTGACAATCTCCGCTGATGATATTCAGAGCGCGATCGAAGAGTACGTAAGCTCATTCACCTCGGATACCTCCCGTGAGGAGGTCGGTACCGTGGTCGACGCTGGCGACGGTATTGCGCATGTCGAGGGCTTGCCCTCCGTGATGACCCAGGAGTTGCTCGAATTTCCGGGCGGTGTGCTCGGTGTGGCGTTGAACCTCGACGAACACAGCGTTGGCGCGGTTATCCTCGGTGACTTCGAGAACATCGAAGAAGGCCAGCAGGTCAAGCGCACCGGCGAAGTCCTGTCGGTACCGGTCGGCGACGCCTTTTTGGGCCGCGTGGTCAACCCCCTCGGCCAGCCGATTGACGGGCGTGGAGACATCGAGGCCGAGACGCGGCGTGCGCTGGAGCTGCAAGCGCCGTCGGTGGTGCAGCGGCAAAGCGTCAAGGAGCCGCTGCAGACCGGTATCAAAGCGATCGACGCGATGACCCCGATCGGCCGCGGCCAGCGACAGCTGATCATCGGCGACCGCAAGACCGGCAAGACCGCCGTCTGCGTCGACACCATCCTCAACCAGCGGGAGAACTGGGAGAGCGGTGACGAGAAGAAGCAGGTGCGCTGCGTGTATGTGGCCATCGGTCAGAAGGGCACCACGATCGCGTCGGTGCGGCGTGCTCTTGAAGAGGGCGGCGCGATGGACTACACGACCATCGTGGCGGCGCCCGCGTCGGACTCCGCCGGCTTCAAATGGCTTGCGCCATACACCGGTTCGGCCATTGCCCAGCACTGGATGTACAGCGGCAAGCATGTGCTGATCGTCTTCGACGACCTGACCAAGCAGGCCGAAGCCTACCGCGCAATCTCATTGCTGCTGCGCCGTCCGCCTGGCCGTGAAGCCTATCCAGGTGACGTGTTCTATTTGCACTCACGCCTTTTGGAGCGTTGCGCGAAGTTGTCCGACGAGCTCGGTGGTGGCTCGCTGACCGGTCTACCGATCATCGAGACCAAGGCCAACGACATCTCGGCCTACATCCCGACCAATGTCATCTCGATTACCGACGGGCAGTGCTTTCTGGAGACCGACCTGTTCAACCAGGGCGTTCGTCCGGCCATCAACGTCGGTGTCTCGGTGTCCCGGGTCGGTGGCGCCGCCCAAATCAAGGCCATGAAGGAAGTAGCGGGCTCACTGCGTCTGGATCTGTCGCAATACCGTGAACTGGAAGCGTTTGCTGCGTTTGCCTCGGATCTGGACGCCACGTCCAAGGCGCAGCTGGACCGCGGTGCCCGGCTGGTCGAGCTGCTGAAGCAGCCGCAGTACCAGCCGATGGCCGTTGAGGAGCAAGTTATCTCGATCTTCCTGGGCACCGGCGGTCACCTGGACTCGGTGCCAGTCGAGGACGTCCGGCGATTTGAAACCGAACTGCTGGACCACGTGCGGGCTTCCGAAGAGAAGCTGTTGAGCACCATCCGGGAGACGCAGAAGCTGACCGAGGAGACCGAGGAAGCGCTGACCAAGGTCATCAACCACTTCAAGAAGGGCTTTGCCGCCACCGATGGCGGTTCGGTGGTGCCCGACGAGCACGTCGAGGCACTGGACGAAGAGGATCTCGGCAAAGAATCGGTGAAAGTCAAGAAGCCTGCGCCGCAGAAGAAGAAGAAATAA
- a CDS encoding DUF2550 domain-containing protein: MSAPMVGMVVLVVVLGMAVLALSYRLWKLRQGGTAGIMRDIPAVGGHGWRHGVIRYRGGEAAFYRLSSLRLWPDRRLSRRGVEIIARRAPRGDEFDIMTDAIVVLELRDTTQDRRQGYELAFDRGALTAFQSWLESRPSPRAQKRSS; the protein is encoded by the coding sequence ATGAGCGCGCCCATGGTCGGCATGGTCGTGCTTGTCGTCGTTCTGGGTATGGCCGTGCTGGCCTTGAGCTATCGACTCTGGAAGCTGCGTCAGGGCGGGACGGCTGGGATCATGCGCGATATCCCAGCGGTCGGAGGCCACGGTTGGCGCCACGGCGTGATCCGGTACCGCGGTGGCGAAGCCGCGTTCTACCGGCTTTCCAGCCTGCGTCTGTGGCCGGATCGGCGTCTCAGCAGACGAGGCGTTGAGATCATTGCGCGGCGGGCGCCAAGGGGCGATGAGTTCGACATCATGACCGATGCGATCGTCGTGCTGGAACTGCGCGACACTACACAAGACCGGAGGCAGGGCTATGAGCTCGCATTCGATCGGGGGGCGCTGACCGCGTTTCAGTCTTGGCTTGAGTCTCGGCCTTCGCCCCGGGCTCAAAAGCGAAGTAGCTGA
- a CDS encoding F0F1 ATP synthase subunit C codes for MDPTIAAGALIGGGLIMAGGAIGAGIGDGVAGNALISGVARQPEAQGRLFTPFFITVGLVEAAYFINLAFMALFVFATPVK; via the coding sequence ATGGACCCCACTATCGCTGCCGGCGCCCTCATCGGCGGCGGACTGATCATGGCCGGTGGCGCAATCGGCGCCGGTATCGGTGACGGTGTCGCCGGTAACGCGCTAATCTCCGGCGTGGCCCGGCAGCCCGAGGCACAGGGGCGGCTATTCACGCCGTTCTTCATCACCGTCGGCCTGGTCGAGGCGGCCTACTTTATCAACCTGGCGTTTATGGCACTGTTCGTATTCGCCACGCCCGTCAAATAA
- the atpB gene encoding F0F1 ATP synthase subunit A, with the protein MTESILAAQIEVGEHHTATWLGMTVNTDTVLSTAIAGLIVIALAFYLRSKVTSTAVPGGVQLFFEAITIQMRNQVEGAIGMRIAPFVLPLAVTIFVFILISNWLSVLPVQYTDKDGQTTELLKPAAADINYVLALALFVFVCYHAAGIWRRGIVGHPIKLVKGHVAILAPINLVEEIAKPISLSLRLFGNIFAGGILVALIALFPPYIMWAPNAIWKSFDLFVGAIQAFIFALLTILYFSQAMELEDEHH; encoded by the coding sequence ATGACTGAGTCCATCCTGGCCGCCCAGATCGAGGTCGGCGAGCACCACACCGCCACCTGGCTCGGTATGACCGTCAACACTGACACGGTGCTGTCAACAGCGATTGCCGGCCTGATCGTCATCGCCTTGGCCTTCTACCTGCGCTCGAAGGTGACGTCGACGGCTGTGCCCGGTGGGGTGCAGTTGTTCTTCGAGGCGATCACCATACAGATGCGCAACCAGGTCGAGGGCGCTATCGGGATGCGGATCGCTCCCTTTGTGTTGCCGCTCGCGGTGACCATCTTCGTGTTCATCCTGATCTCCAACTGGCTGTCGGTCCTGCCGGTGCAGTACACCGACAAGGACGGGCAAACCACCGAGCTGCTCAAACCGGCCGCCGCGGATATCAATTACGTGCTGGCGCTGGCCTTGTTTGTCTTCGTCTGCTACCACGCCGCGGGGATTTGGCGTCGTGGGATTGTCGGCCACCCCATCAAGCTGGTGAAGGGGCACGTGGCGATACTGGCGCCGATCAACCTTGTTGAAGAGATTGCCAAGCCGATCTCGTTGTCGCTCCGTCTTTTCGGCAACATCTTCGCCGGTGGCATATTGGTTGCATTGATCGCGCTCTTTCCGCCCTACATCATGTGGGCGCCGAATGCGATCTGGAAATCGTTTGACTTGTTCGTGGGCGCCATCCAGGCGTTCATTTTCGCACTGCTGACAATTCTGTACTTCAGCCAAGCGATGGAGCTAGAAGACGAACACCACTAA
- a CDS encoding F0F1 ATP synthase subunit epsilon yields MAELNVEIVAVDRKVWSGKGTFLFTRTTVGEIGILPHHIPLVAQLVDDAMVRVEREDDKDLRIAVDGGFMSVTEEGVSILAESAEFESEIDEATAKQDAESDDPRIAARGRARLRAVGAID; encoded by the coding sequence ATGGCCGAATTGAACGTCGAGATCGTTGCTGTTGACCGCAAGGTCTGGTCGGGCAAGGGAACGTTTCTTTTCACCCGCACTACCGTCGGTGAGATTGGGATTCTGCCTCACCACATTCCGCTGGTGGCCCAATTGGTCGACGACGCCATGGTGCGCGTAGAGCGCGAAGACGACAAGGACCTGCGGATCGCGGTGGACGGCGGCTTCATGTCGGTGACCGAGGAGGGAGTCAGCATTCTCGCCGAGTCGGCCGAGTTTGAGTCAGAGATCGATGAGGCCACGGCCAAGCAGGATGCTGAGTCCGACGATCCTCGCATCGCCGCCCGGGGACGAGCCAGATTGCGCGCTGTCGGCGCGATCGACTAA